One genomic region from Saprospiraceae bacterium encodes:
- a CDS encoding GIY-YIG nuclease family protein: MKYYVYILYAEAHDKYYIGQTQDVAARLKRHNDGIETYSKKFAPWILIWCTEKSTRSESVILESKLKIFQKKEFELSLRNTLNRVNSNAYDPKDVSMLTEASASCFPD, encoded by the coding sequence ATGAAATATTATGTATACATATTATATGCTGAAGCTCATGACAAATATTATATTGGTCAAACTCAGGATGTTGCTGCCAGATTAAAAAGGCATAATGATGGTATCGAGACATATTCTAAAAAATTTGCTCCATGGATCTTGATTTGGTGTACCGAGAAATCCACCAGGTCTGAATCAGTAATTCTTGAATCAAAACTCAAAATCTTTCAAAAGAAAGAATTCGAGCTTTCATTGAGAAATACACTTAATCGGGTAAATTCGAATGCTTACGATCCGAAGGATGTAAGCATGCTGACCGAAGCGTCAGCATCCTGTTTTCCCGACTGA
- a CDS encoding DUF2911 domain-containing protein, giving the protein MSKNICLITLVILGCFASNYVLAQSLQLPDPNATNLKCSIGRKVGVTDIKITYNSPAVRGREGSIWGTNVVPYGFTVLGFGSNVESPWRAGADECTTIEFSTDVSIQGQVLPAGKYAFFIAVYPDSCVLIFNKNIQEWGSYFYDRGLDVLRVKTVQEKNSSSTTERLEYRFEHQTNHGVIINLNWEKWSIPIPIEVDYLATTLASIKSQMSGGIGFDPPSLQAAADWCLSNNVNLDQATIWITSATDPNLGGVTNFGALKTKSGLLKLAGKTAEADLTMNQAIDNATSIELHGYGRQLLGEKKISEALAIFEKNYKKNEGRWPTAVGMMRGLSAKGNYPEALKYAKIALTQAPDDVNKKNLEASIKTLASGKGI; this is encoded by the coding sequence ATGTCTAAAAATATTTGTCTTATAACCCTGGTGATACTTGGCTGTTTTGCAAGTAACTATGTATTGGCTCAGTCACTCCAACTACCCGATCCCAATGCAACCAACCTCAAGTGTAGCATTGGCCGTAAAGTAGGTGTCACAGATATTAAAATAACCTACAACTCTCCGGCAGTCAGGGGCCGCGAAGGCAGCATCTGGGGGACCAATGTAGTACCATACGGATTTACAGTTTTGGGGTTCGGCTCCAATGTCGAATCACCCTGGAGAGCTGGAGCTGACGAATGTACTACCATCGAATTTTCTACCGATGTTTCCATTCAAGGTCAAGTATTACCCGCCGGCAAATATGCTTTTTTCATTGCTGTATATCCAGACTCTTGTGTTTTAATTTTTAATAAAAACATACAGGAATGGGGCTCCTATTTTTACGACAGAGGTTTGGATGTCCTCCGAGTCAAAACGGTACAGGAAAAAAATTCCAGTAGCACTACAGAACGGCTAGAATATCGATTCGAGCATCAAACCAATCATGGAGTCATTATCAACCTCAATTGGGAGAAATGGTCGATACCAATACCCATTGAAGTGGATTACCTCGCTACTACGCTTGCTTCTATCAAGTCCCAAATGAGTGGCGGGATAGGATTTGACCCTCCAAGCTTACAGGCGGCAGCAGATTGGTGCCTGAGTAACAATGTCAATTTGGACCAGGCAACCATTTGGATTACTTCGGCTACCGATCCGAATTTAGGCGGAGTAACCAATTTTGGAGCTTTAAAAACAAAATCAGGCTTATTAAAGTTGGCTGGAAAAACCGCGGAAGCTGACCTCACCATGAACCAGGCTATCGACAATGCAACATCTATTGAGCTTCATGGCTATGGTCGTCAATTATTGGGCGAAAAGAAAATCTCCGAAGCCTTAGCCATTTTTGAAAAAAATTATAAGAAAAATGAAGGTAGATGGCCAACTGCAGTAGGCATGATGCGGGGATTATCTGCCAAAGGAAATTATCCTGAAGCATTAAAATATGCCAAAATCGCCCTAACCCAGGCTCCTGATGATGTAAACAAGAAAAATCTTGAAGCTTCCATCAAGACTTTGGCATCAGGGAAAGGGATTTGA
- a CDS encoding citrate synthase produces the protein METIKLVFDGITHEMPLIEGTEHEKAIDIAKLRGDTGLITLDTGYKNTGSTKSAITFLDGEKGILRYRGYPIEQLAENSTFLEVAYLLIYGELPSKEELKGFVSGITHHSLIHEDMKKFYEGFPGKAHPMGVLASMTSALSTFYPETQKSGMSKVEVDNTIQRLIAKTSTIAAWSYKKSLGFPTMYPKNRLNYISNFLYMMFGQPTEEYMINETVVRALDKLLILHADHEQNCSTSTVRLAGSSQTTLYPGISAGICALWGPLHGGANQAVIEMLEMIHQGGGKVSDWVEKAKDKSSSFRLMGFGHRVYKNFDPRAKILKQACDDVLNELGIQDPLLDIAKSLEEVALTDSYFIEKKLYPNVDFYSGILYRAIGIPTDMFTVLFALGRMPGWIAQWKEMIENKEPIARPRQIYTGYTERDYKTVEKRNLIPELA, from the coding sequence ATGGAAACAATAAAATTAGTATTTGACGGAATCACACATGAAATGCCATTGATTGAAGGCACGGAACATGAAAAAGCGATCGATATTGCAAAGTTGAGGGGGGATACTGGGTTGATCACCCTGGACACCGGATATAAAAATACCGGATCTACTAAAAGTGCCATTACATTTCTGGATGGAGAAAAAGGTATTTTGCGATATAGGGGGTATCCGATAGAACAATTAGCAGAAAATTCTACTTTTCTGGAAGTAGCCTATCTTCTCATTTATGGCGAGCTGCCATCTAAAGAAGAATTGAAAGGCTTTGTATCTGGTATTACGCACCACAGTTTGATTCATGAGGATATGAAGAAGTTTTATGAAGGATTTCCTGGTAAAGCTCACCCAATGGGAGTGTTGGCGTCTATGACCTCCGCCTTGTCTACTTTTTATCCTGAGACCCAAAAGTCAGGTATGAGTAAAGTTGAAGTGGATAATACTATTCAAAGGCTTATAGCTAAAACATCTACTATAGCTGCCTGGTCGTACAAAAAATCACTTGGCTTTCCTACGATGTATCCCAAAAACAGATTGAATTATATCTCTAATTTTCTATATATGATGTTTGGGCAACCAACTGAGGAATATATGATCAATGAGACTGTGGTCAGAGCTTTGGATAAACTGTTGATATTGCATGCAGATCATGAGCAAAATTGTTCTACTTCTACGGTCAGACTTGCGGGCTCATCACAGACGACTTTATATCCAGGAATTTCTGCAGGTATCTGTGCACTCTGGGGACCTTTGCATGGAGGAGCTAACCAGGCAGTCATAGAAATGTTGGAAATGATTCACCAGGGAGGAGGAAAAGTGAGCGATTGGGTGGAAAAAGCCAAAGACAAAAGTAGTTCATTCCGGCTTATGGGATTTGGACACCGTGTGTACAAAAATTTTGACCCCAGGGCAAAAATACTAAAGCAAGCTTGTGATGATGTTTTGAATGAATTGGGTATTCAGGATCCGCTCCTGGACATTGCCAAATCATTGGAAGAAGTCGCCTTGACAGATAGTTATTTTATTGAAAAGAAATTATATCCCAATGTAGATTTTTATTCAGGTATTCTCTACAGGGCCATCGGCATACCTACTGATATGTTTACAGTTTTATTTGCTTTGGGCAGAATGCCGGGATGGATCGCACAATGGAAGGAGATGATAGAGAATAAAGAACCCATCGCAAGGCCGAGGCAGATTTATACCGGATATACCGAACGTGATTATAAAACTGTTGAAAAAAGAAATCTCATCCCTGAGCTGGCATAA
- a CDS encoding universal stress protein — MKRIKKIICPVDFSDISDEALEIGTQLAEKYAAAFHLIYVLPRPNFYDWTLTGMSNIVLDDYFEKTKAEVEVKMKSLAEILEKDHPFLDVQYEISDKMDAAQAILDKAKEFKADLIIMGSHGRRGINRVLMGSVAESVLRHATCGVMIYKGKSKPIK; from the coding sequence ATGAAACGCATTAAAAAAATTATTTGCCCTGTGGATTTCTCAGATATTTCTGACGAAGCATTGGAGATAGGCACACAGTTAGCTGAAAAATATGCTGCTGCATTTCACCTCATTTATGTCTTGCCAAGGCCCAATTTTTACGACTGGACATTGACAGGGATGTCAAATATAGTTTTAGACGATTATTTTGAGAAGACAAAAGCCGAAGTAGAGGTCAAAATGAAATCTTTAGCCGAAATATTGGAAAAAGATCACCCATTCCTGGATGTTCAATATGAGATAAGTGATAAAATGGATGCTGCTCAAGCTATCCTGGATAAGGCCAAAGAATTTAAAGCCGACCTGATCATCATGGGATCTCATGGAAGAAGAGGTATCAATCGGGTACTGATGGGCAGTGTAGCGGAATCTGTGTTAAGGCATGCTACCTGCGGTGTGATGATCTATAAGGGAAAATCTAAACCCATTAAATAG
- the ccoN gene encoding cytochrome-c oxidase, cbb3-type subunit I translates to MDKFFYDNKIVKHFGQATLFWGIVGMLVGVLIAFQLAFPVLNFGIPYTSFGRLRPIHTNAVIFAFVGNAVFGGAYYILQRVLKTRLFNDVLSRIHFWGWQLIIVLGAVSLALGYTAGKEYAELEWPLDILIAIIWVIFGINMIGTILKRRERHLYVSIWFFIGTWVTVAMLHIVNSFELPISLTKSYSLYAGVQDALVQWWYGHNAVAFFLTTPFLGLMYYIVPKAANRPIYSYRWSIIHFWALIFIYIWAGPHHLLYTALPEWAQALGTVFSIMLILPSWGGMLNGLFTLRGAWDRVREDPILKMLVVSLTCYGMATVEGPMLSLKNVNAYSHYTDWTVAHVHIGALGFNGFMIFAMLYYLVPRMWNTELHSRKLANIHFLIGTVGILLYAIPMYWAGWAQSLMWKKFTDSGQLQYQFLETVTNIVPMYLVRAIGGTLYWIGGFLAAYNLAKTIKKGSFVDNEPAEAVPLSAQAMPSGKLHWHTAIERRPVQLLIFSFVVVAIGGIIELVPTFLIEKNVPTIESVKPYTPLELQGRDIYVREGCYTCHSQMVRPFRDEEMRYGEYSKAGEFVYDHPFQWGSKRTGPDLHRVGGKYPDSWHYNHMRDPIEISPGSLMPSYPWLIKDDLYIANTPAKIRAMQTLGVPYEAGYDSEATQDLQAQAQKIAKGLTDIGIQADPKKEIIAVIAYLQRLGTDIKK, encoded by the coding sequence GTGGATAAATTCTTTTATGACAACAAGATTGTCAAACACTTTGGTCAGGCTACTTTATTTTGGGGCATCGTCGGTATGTTGGTAGGAGTGCTGATTGCTTTTCAGCTAGCATTCCCCGTATTAAATTTTGGCATCCCATATACGAGCTTTGGTCGATTGCGTCCTATACACACCAATGCTGTCATATTTGCATTCGTTGGAAATGCAGTATTTGGGGGAGCGTATTATATTTTGCAGCGGGTATTAAAAACCAGATTGTTCAATGATGTGCTGAGCCGCATTCATTTTTGGGGCTGGCAGTTGATCATTGTACTTGGAGCTGTTTCACTTGCATTGGGTTACACAGCAGGTAAAGAATACGCCGAGCTTGAGTGGCCGCTTGATATTTTGATCGCTATCATTTGGGTCATATTTGGTATCAACATGATTGGCACTATCCTGAAGAGACGCGAACGCCATCTGTATGTTTCAATTTGGTTTTTTATAGGCACATGGGTGACTGTTGCGATGTTGCACATTGTCAATTCTTTTGAGCTACCTATTTCATTGACCAAAAGTTATAGTTTATACGCTGGAGTGCAGGATGCCTTGGTTCAGTGGTGGTATGGTCATAATGCAGTGGCCTTTTTTCTAACAACTCCGTTTCTTGGTCTGATGTATTATATCGTGCCAAAAGCCGCCAATAGACCTATTTATTCTTATAGGTGGAGTATTATTCATTTTTGGGCTTTGATTTTTATTTATATATGGGCTGGTCCTCATCATCTATTATACACTGCGCTTCCAGAATGGGCCCAGGCGTTGGGTACGGTGTTTAGTATTATGTTGATCTTGCCGAGTTGGGGAGGTATGCTAAATGGTCTATTTACACTTAGAGGAGCCTGGGATCGGGTCAGAGAAGATCCGATATTAAAAATGTTGGTGGTGTCACTTACATGTTATGGTATGGCTACCGTAGAAGGACCAATGTTATCTCTTAAAAATGTTAATGCATACAGTCATTATACAGATTGGACAGTAGCACATGTGCATATCGGAGCACTTGGATTTAATGGGTTTATGATATTTGCGATGTTATACTATTTGGTACCGAGAATGTGGAATACTGAACTGCACAGCAGAAAGTTAGCTAATATCCATTTTCTCATTGGTACTGTTGGAATACTATTGTATGCCATTCCAATGTATTGGGCTGGATGGGCTCAATCACTGATGTGGAAAAAATTTACAGACAGTGGTCAACTACAATATCAATTTTTAGAAACAGTTACCAATATAGTACCAATGTATTTGGTTAGGGCTATCGGAGGAACTTTATATTGGATAGGTGGATTTCTCGCTGCTTATAATCTAGCTAAGACCATAAAAAAGGGAAGCTTTGTAGATAATGAACCAGCGGAGGCAGTTCCCTTGTCAGCTCAAGCTATGCCTTCAGGCAAATTACATTGGCATACTGCAATAGAAAGAAGGCCTGTTCAACTGTTGATCTTCAGTTTTGTTGTGGTGGCTATTGGTGGAATTATTGAATTGGTGCCAACTTTTCTAATCGAAAAGAACGTTCCTACAATAGAATCTGTAAAACCATATACCCCATTAGAATTACAAGGTAGAGATATCTACGTAAGAGAAGGATGTTATACCTGCCACTCACAAATGGTCAGACCGTTCAGGGATGAAGAAATGAGATATGGTGAGTATTCAAAGGCTGGAGAATTTGTGTATGATCATCCATTCCAATGGGGTAGTAAAAGAACTGGACCTGACCTGCATAGAGTAGGGGGCAAATACCCAGATAGCTGGCATTATAATCATATGCGTGATCCCATTGAAATTAGTCCTGGCAGTCTGATGCCATCCTACCCCTGGTTAATAAAGGATGACCTATACATAGCCAATACTCCTGCCAAAATCCGTGCTATGCAAACTTTGGGAGTACCATATGAAGCGGGATATGACAGTGAAGCTACTCAAGACTTACAAGCACAAGCACAGAAAATAGCTAAAGGGCTCACGGATATAGGCATACAAGCTGATCCCAAAAAAGAAATAATTGCGGTGATAGCTTATCTGCAGCGATTAGGTACTGACATTAAAAAATAA
- a CDS encoding DUF1080 domain-containing protein: MCRQIIFIVFLGFIGYSGTQAQSWTPLFDGISLQGWKQLNGKADYRVENGEIIGTTVANTPNSFLATEKDYGDFILELELKVDNSMNSGIQFRSLSKADYKDYRVHGYQMEIDPSDRAWSGGIYDEARRDWLYIPDINLKARSAFIKDQWNVYRIEAIGSEIRTWVNGVPIACLYDDLTLSGFIALQVHAIGKDQKPGTEIRWRNIKIQTENLRPSPWDEVPVINLLLNNLSSQEKYQGWELLFDGKNLNAWRNVHSTTAPQKRWSVKDGNVMIAKSDGSETGNDIVTKKEYGSFELVFDFKLTPGANSGVKYFVDEAYDSQGKSGVGLEYQVLDDDLHPDAKQGAAGNRTMASLYDLIPSTKLNPRFQRKIGEWNQARIIVRPDNIVQHWLNGFKVVEYERNSNIFKALVARSKYAGYEGFGSAPNGHILLQDHGDAVSYRNIKIREIR; this comes from the coding sequence ATGTGCAGACAAATCATTTTTATTGTATTTCTCGGTTTCATAGGTTACTCAGGCACTCAAGCTCAGTCCTGGACTCCACTATTTGACGGGATATCACTCCAGGGTTGGAAACAGCTTAATGGTAAAGCAGATTATAGAGTCGAAAATGGAGAAATCATAGGTACTACAGTAGCCAATACCCCTAATTCCTTCCTGGCCACTGAAAAGGACTATGGCGATTTTATTCTGGAACTAGAGTTGAAAGTAGACAACAGTATGAATTCCGGTATCCAATTCAGAAGTTTATCCAAAGCCGATTATAAAGATTATAGAGTCCATGGTTACCAAATGGAGATAGATCCTTCGGACAGAGCCTGGTCAGGTGGTATTTATGATGAAGCACGAAGAGATTGGTTGTATATCCCGGATATCAACCTTAAAGCCAGGTCTGCATTCATTAAGGATCAGTGGAATGTCTATAGAATTGAAGCTATTGGGTCCGAGATCAGGACCTGGGTCAATGGGGTACCTATAGCTTGTTTGTATGATGACCTGACCCTGAGTGGGTTTATTGCCTTGCAGGTACACGCGATTGGGAAAGATCAGAAACCCGGTACCGAAATCCGATGGAGAAATATTAAAATTCAGACTGAAAACCTAAGGCCTTCACCCTGGGATGAAGTACCTGTCATCAATTTATTACTCAATAATCTTTCATCTCAGGAAAAGTATCAAGGATGGGAATTATTATTCGATGGAAAGAATCTAAATGCCTGGCGCAACGTGCACAGTACTACAGCTCCACAAAAGCGCTGGTCTGTCAAAGATGGTAATGTAATGATCGCCAAATCTGATGGCTCAGAGACAGGCAATGACATCGTAACCAAAAAAGAATACGGAAGCTTTGAACTTGTGTTCGATTTCAAATTGACTCCCGGAGCAAACTCAGGTGTCAAGTATTTTGTCGATGAAGCTTACGATTCTCAAGGCAAGTCTGGCGTAGGCCTGGAATACCAGGTATTGGACGATGACTTGCATCCGGATGCCAAGCAAGGAGCAGCGGGCAATCGAACCATGGCCAGCTTATATGACCTGATTCCTTCAACCAAGCTAAATCCCAGATTTCAGCGCAAGATCGGCGAGTGGAATCAAGCGCGCATCATTGTCCGACCAGACAATATCGTGCAACATTGGCTTAATGGATTTAAAGTCGTGGAGTACGAACGCAACAGCAATATCTTCAAAGCATTGGTAGCCAGAAGCAAATATGCTGGATATGAAGGATTTGGATCTGCCCCGAATGGACATATACTCCTTCAGGATCATGGTGATGCGGTCTCCTACAGAAATATTAAAATCAGGGAAATCCGGTAG
- a CDS encoding GIY-YIG nuclease family protein, which produces MKYYVYILYAEAHDKYYIGQTQDVAARLKRHNDGIETYSKKFAPWILIWCTEKSTRSESVILESKLKNLSKERIRAFIEKYT; this is translated from the coding sequence ATGAAATACTATGTATACATATTATATGCTGAAGCTCATGACAAATATTATATTGGTCAAACTCAGGATGTTGCTGCCAGATTAAAAAGGCATAATGATGGTATCGAGACATATTCTAAAAAATTTGCTCCATGGATCTTGATTTGGTGTACCGAGAAATCCACCAGGTCTGAATCAGTAATTCTTGAATCAAAACTCAAAAATCTTTCAAAAGAAAGAATTCGAGCTTTCATTGAGAAATACACTTAA
- a CDS encoding c-type cytochrome, translating into MTIFSSNLLSAQSSAGGLMSATKDIPLEVYVMLVLILFELIIIVFLANSLLMALGYQKKVQKAPDRKAPTFFQRINRTVALEDEALLDLKHDYDGISELDNKTPQWWTYAFYFTILFGLVYLYRMFGNESLPSQLVELKMENQEAEILKASYLSLSASNVDENSVSLLGQDDVMKGAMTFKTNCVACHGEQGEGNIVGPNLTDAYWIHKGGIKDIFTTIKYGYPEKGMKSWKDDFSPLQIAQLASFVKSLQGSNPPNAKDPQGELYSEVPSTTTLTDTLK; encoded by the coding sequence TTGACGATTTTTTCCAGCAATTTGCTTTCGGCTCAAAGTTCAGCTGGAGGATTGATGTCAGCTACCAAAGATATTCCCCTGGAAGTATATGTTATGTTGGTGTTGATACTCTTTGAACTCATCATCATCGTTTTTTTGGCCAATTCACTTTTAATGGCCCTTGGTTATCAAAAGAAAGTGCAAAAAGCCCCAGACAGAAAAGCGCCAACTTTTTTCCAAAGGATAAACCGTACAGTAGCTTTGGAGGATGAAGCGCTATTGGATTTGAAACATGATTATGACGGAATCAGTGAGCTGGATAATAAAACACCTCAATGGTGGACTTACGCCTTCTACTTTACCATTTTGTTTGGTTTAGTTTATTTGTACAGAATGTTTGGAAATGAATCTCTGCCAAGTCAACTCGTTGAGCTAAAGATGGAAAATCAGGAAGCAGAAATATTAAAAGCATCTTACCTAAGTCTCAGTGCCAGTAATGTGGATGAAAATTCAGTTTCTTTATTGGGGCAGGATGATGTCATGAAAGGTGCCATGACATTTAAAACTAATTGTGTAGCTTGCCATGGAGAGCAGGGTGAAGGCAATATAGTCGGACCCAATCTTACAGATGCATATTGGATACACAAGGGTGGCATCAAAGATATATTTACGACTATAAAATATGGATATCCCGAGAAGGGTATGAAAAGCTGGAAAGATGATTTTTCACCACTTCAGATAGCTCAATTGGCTTCATTTGTCAAATCCTTACAAGGTAGTAATCCGCCCAATGCCAAAGATCCTCAGGGAGAATTATATTCAGAAGTTCCTTCTACTACCACGCTCACAGATACTTTAAAATAA
- a CDS encoding mandelate racemase/muconate lactonizing enzyme family protein, translated as MKSIIQQIATKNKEREAQAAKARQAEIDHPTTSDNRRSFLKKTALGGIAMTSLLGLTFEDTIAQTTSKVQKASAPSDLKITDLRYCVTTVLGRTAIIRIDTNQGIYGLGEVRDGADPRYALMLKSRILGENPCNVEKIFKIVKQFGGPARQAGGVCGVEMALWDLCGKAYNVPAWQLLGGRYRDSIRIYADTPEAKSPEEQLKLIKYRTEEQGYSWLKMDVSINEIKDIPGALINANVLKQGSNQFQGGYMSYANTQHPFTGIQITEKGLEALGMIVERVRSMVGYEIPLSTDHYGHFDLNNIIRLGKTLEKYRLAWLEDTVPWQYTEQLKTISNALDTPLLTGEDIYLLENFKPIIDGHAVDIIHPDLATSGGLLETKRIGDYAEEKGIAMAMHQAGTPVSFMANVHCAAATQNFLALEHHSVDLPWWEGLVKTTDGRKLIDKGYAPVPLTAPGLGIELVDEEVKKHLHASDTTYFAPTKDWDERRSHDRTYS; from the coding sequence ATGAAAAGTATTATTCAACAAATTGCCACTAAAAACAAAGAACGCGAAGCTCAGGCTGCCAAAGCCAGGCAAGCTGAGATTGATCATCCTACTACCAGCGACAATCGACGCAGTTTTCTCAAAAAAACAGCACTCGGTGGAATCGCAATGACCAGCCTGTTAGGCTTGACTTTTGAGGATACAATTGCACAGACGACTTCAAAGGTTCAGAAAGCTTCTGCCCCTTCGGATTTAAAAATCACTGATTTGCGATATTGTGTGACCACAGTATTGGGCCGTACAGCGATCATCAGAATAGATACTAATCAAGGGATCTATGGATTAGGTGAAGTGCGGGATGGCGCTGATCCGCGATACGCGCTCATGTTGAAGAGTCGAATACTGGGTGAGAATCCATGTAATGTTGAAAAAATATTTAAGATCGTCAAGCAGTTTGGTGGACCTGCCCGACAAGCTGGTGGAGTATGTGGCGTAGAAATGGCTTTATGGGACCTATGCGGAAAAGCATATAATGTACCGGCATGGCAGTTGTTGGGGGGGAGATACAGAGATTCCATAAGGATTTATGCCGATACACCGGAAGCAAAAAGTCCTGAAGAACAGTTAAAATTAATAAAATATCGTACCGAAGAGCAAGGGTATTCCTGGTTGAAAATGGATGTATCAATAAATGAAATTAAAGATATCCCCGGCGCTCTGATCAATGCGAATGTGCTTAAGCAGGGTTCCAACCAATTTCAAGGTGGTTATATGTCTTATGCCAACACACAGCATCCATTTACTGGTATTCAAATAACAGAAAAGGGCTTAGAAGCATTAGGCATGATCGTAGAGCGAGTGAGAAGTATGGTAGGTTATGAGATTCCACTTTCTACAGACCACTATGGTCATTTTGATCTAAATAATATTATTCGATTGGGTAAAACATTGGAAAAATATAGGCTGGCCTGGTTAGAAGATACGGTGCCATGGCAATATACTGAACAACTTAAGACTATTTCGAATGCATTGGATACACCATTGCTTACAGGTGAAGACATCTATCTATTGGAGAATTTTAAACCAATAATCGATGGACATGCAGTGGATATCATTCACCCTGATTTAGCTACTTCAGGTGGATTGTTAGAGACCAAGCGTATTGGTGATTATGCTGAAGAGAAAGGTATCGCCATGGCCATGCATCAGGCTGGTACACCGGTGTCCTTCATGGCCAACGTACATTGTGCTGCTGCAACACAAAATTTCCTTGCATTGGAGCATCACTCTGTCGATTTGCCCTGGTGGGAAGGATTGGTCAAAACTACCGATGGTAGAAAATTGATCGATAAAGGGTATGCTCCTGTTCCGCTGACAGCACCTGGTTTGGGTATAGAATTGGTTGATGAGGAAGTAAAGAAACACCTTCACGCTTCCGATACAACCTATTTTGCACCTACTAAAGACTGGGACGAAAGGAGGTCCCATGACAGGACTTATAGCTAA
- a CDS encoding CcoQ/FixQ family Cbb3-type cytochrome c oxidase assembly chaperone, translating into MKYSNYLTSIENVQWYPLLSLILFIGVFTGMAIYIFKTDKTDMEERAKIPLD; encoded by the coding sequence ATGAAATATTCTAATTACCTCACTTCGATAGAAAATGTACAATGGTATCCTTTATTATCGTTGATTTTATTTATTGGGGTATTTACGGGCATGGCAATCTATATTTTTAAAACAGATAAAACTGACATGGAGGAGCGTGCCAAAATTCCTTTAGATTGA
- the ccoS gene encoding cbb3-type cytochrome oxidase assembly protein CcoS, translating into MEVIIILLFGSLTVACFFLVAYVWSTQTGQFDDVYSPGQRILFEDEDLKQTNKK; encoded by the coding sequence ATGGAGGTAATCATTATTTTACTTTTTGGGAGTCTTACCGTCGCCTGTTTTTTTCTTGTGGCGTATGTATGGAGCACTCAGACTGGCCAGTTTGATGATGTATATTCTCCGGGTCAAAGAATCCTTTTTGAGGATGAAGATTTAAAACAAACCAATAAAAAATAA